Genomic segment of Ranitomeya imitator isolate aRanImi1 chromosome 6, aRanImi1.pri, whole genome shotgun sequence:
ATTGAGCCGCACGTTGTGGCGCCAAAaatgtgagggtgatctcttaaagtgagatcaatATGATTGCTAATTGAGGCTAAGAATGTATCAGATTCACAGAGACGATTCACACTGCCTCTCTCAGACAAAGTTGGTGCCCAACTGAACTttattctaacatagtaacatagttagtaaggccgaaaaatgacatttgtccatccagttcagcctatattccatcataataaatccccagatctacgtccttctacagaacctaattgtatgatacaatattgttctgctccaggaagacatccaggcctctcttgaacccttcgactgagttcgccatcaccacctcctcaggcaagcaattccagattctcactgccctaacagtaaagaatcctcttctatgttggtggaaaaaccttctctcctccagacgcaaagaatgcccccttgtgcccgtcaccttccttggtataaacagatcctcagcgagatatttgtattgtccccttatatacttatacatggttattagatcgcccctcagtcgtcttttttctagactaaataatcctaatttcgctaatctatctgggtattgtagttctcccatcccctttattaattttgttgccctcctttgtactctctctagttccattatatccttcctgagcaccggtgcccaaaactggacacagtactccatgtgcggtctaactagggatttgtacagaggcagtataatgctctcatcatgtgtatccagacctcttttaatgcaccccatgatcctgtttgccttggcagctgctgcctggcactggctgctccaggtaagtttatcattaactaggatccccaagtccttctccctgtcagatttacccagtggtttcccgttcagtgtgtaatggtgatattgattccttcttcccatgtgtataaccttacatttatcattgttaaacctcatctgccacctttcagcccaagtttccaacttatccagatccatctgtagcagaatactatcttctcttgtattaactgctttacatagttttgtatcatctgcaaatatcgatattttactgtgcaaaccttctaccagatcattaatgaatatgttgaagagaacaggtcccaatactgacccctgcggtaccccactggtcacagcgaccaagttagagactataccatttataaccaccctctgctttctatcactaagccagttactaacccatttacacacattttcccccagaccaagcattctcattttgtgtaccaacctcttgtgcggcacggtatcaaacgctttggaaaaatcgagatataccacgtccaatgactcacccggtatcgcacctcttcttgggttagattggtgacccttaatatagggttttcattgtttcttgggatttcagctagcatttcattttccaccgtgaataccgtggagaagaaggtgtttaatatgttagctttttcctcgtcatctacaaccattctttcctcactattctcAAAAACAAAAGAATATACTAAGAGCAGGAAATAGGCGGGTCGCACAACTTCTGTACAGCTAGTCACTTTGTAATTGGTCCAATCCAAGCTAAATTTCCAAATATGGTGTATTCCACTAtcttcactcctgcattccaaagattccttccaagacagtttcaaggatctccaagacatcttcaaagacgcaatcgccatcttgctacaccatatctgaactgacttatataaggtttaataattgatttcattagccttTTCTGCTTCacaccagcagatgactcggaaaaccgcgaCATGAATACGGGTTTCAagaaggacacatgaaaggtgtcggtgatacccaggcgtggtggaagggctaaacggtagaccacagggttaacctgtttgaggaccttgaaaggacccaagtagagaggtgcaagcttagtggactcaactcgcagcctgatgttacgggcggagagccacaccaagtcgccaggagcaaaggtcatagcggaacgccgatgtgcatcggcggaggacctcattctctccttggaggcccgaatgacatcctgagtgaggtcccaaatatcccatgcctccacagcccagtctgccaccctggagtcggcggaaaacacaggcataggcacaggtacccgcggatgctgaccatagttaaggaggaatggggtttgtccagtggagtcggctacagcgttgtttagcgcaaactccgcccacgatagcaaggatgcccagtcatcctgcctggctgagacaaaatgtcgcagatatgtgaccaaggtctggttggccctctttaccaacccattcgtttcgggatgatatgcagaagagagatttaactcaatgctgagaagacgacaaagctctctccagaaccgagatgcaaactggggaccccggtcactgacaattttgtccagcataccgtgtagacggaagatgtgttttatgaacaatgctgccaaggcccgtgcagaaggtagccgtggaagcggcatcaaatgcaccattttagaaaaatgatcggtgataacccaaatgatggtacagccacgagacttgggcaaacccaccacaaagtccatcccaaccatctcccagggcctgtctgccaccggcaagggatagagcaacccagctggctgttgtcgaggagacttatttttggtgcaggagacacacgcccgaatataatctccgatgtcacggaccatatgtggccaccagtacgtcctcaccagcagctcagatgtcctctttgtcccaaagtgtccacccaccctggatgaatgagcccaagagataacctccggtcgcaaattaatgggtacaaaagtcttgcccagaggagctacggttctcaggctctcagaagggacaataagccgaggctccccttcctcctcctcagatgacacaagagagcgagagagggcatcagcacgaatgttcttttccccagcgagataatggagggtgaagtggaaccgggagcagaacaaggaccatctgacctgacgagaatttagccgctgggctgtttgcaaatacaccaaatttttgtggtccgtgaagacttgaaagggaaagcgagccccctccaaaagatgtctccactccgagaaagccaacttcattgctagcaactccctgtccccggtggaataattcctctctgttggtgtgaaggtcttggagaagaaggagcagggatgcttccgaccttgagcatccttttggaacagtactgctcctgcaccaacggatgaggctccACCTCCactataaacggcttatcaacatcgggacgatgtaggatgggagcgctagcaaaatgagacttaatagaagagaaggccttggagaccttctaagaccacaatttgggatttcctcccttcttggtgagggctaccaagggagctaccaaagttgagaagtggggaatgaactggcaatagtaattaatgaaccccataaagcgctgcaccgctttaagagaatggggttcttgccagcccatcacagcctgtagtttggcaggatccatagccaatccctgggcggagatgatacagcccaggaaaggtaaagactccggctcaaacatacacttctccaactttgcatagagggagtttgcctttaagaggtcaaagactctgccaacatctctccggtgggagtcaatatctggagagaagatgagaatatcatccagataaattacgaccgaggtggagagcatatcccggaagtctTGGAAATCGGATGGGGCATTAAagaacccgaagggcatcaccagatactcatagtgcccatccctggtattaaacgccgtcttccattcgtccccctcatggatgtgaatcaggttataaacaccccgcagatctagtttggtgtatacccttgctccccgtagcctatcaaagagctcagaaatcaggggcagcgggtacttattcctaATGGTGATGGCGCTAAgaccccctgtaatctatgcaaggaggaAATTCTCTGTTGTTCTTCTGCACAcatagaagaaccccgcccctgcaggtgacactgactgttgtgaattctgcttttgggctccctccggtggttgtaggtggtaatgcagttgtccctgggctgcagtcttggacaggtgtatatgctaattgcaattctgactggggtatttaggtttgcaggactcataagtccttgtcagttgtcaatgtttcttgggatgtgttggatctctgtctggcttctcctgcttagctgccaattcagcaaagataagtgtctgtttctttttctatggcacacaagctgtgtgcttgttttttgattgtattcctgctctgaatgtaggattctctggagttgcagatatacgttccacgtctttagttagatggaggaattttttgtataatctgctgtggatatttttggaagggttttaatactgacctcacagaactctgtcctatcctttcctattttagctagtgtggccacttgtgctaaatcctgtttttctgcctgtgtatgtctttcctctcctactcacagccaatatttgtggggggctgcctatcctttggggttctgctctgaggcaagatagcattcctatttccatctataggggtatttagtcctccggctgtgacgaggtgtctaggatttgttaggtacatcccacggctacttctagttgcggtgttaagatcaggatttgcggtcagtatcgttaccacctactccagggaaagttttcatgctgctccaaagtcaccggatcataacaactgacttcctaatgaaccctcttgccaaattttcctggatgtattgggacatagcctccgtttctgggagagagaggggatagacccatccccgaggaggttctgctccaggcaagagatcaataggacagtcatagggacggtgaggcggaagggtctacgcagcctttttggagaagacgtctgcataggaccaatagcatttgggaaaagaagaaagatctgcgggtatctcggtggtggaaacctgaatgcaTTCTCTCACatatctgcccttacatgattcactccaaccaatatcctcccagaggtccactcaatatgtggggagtgaaaacggagccagtgtattcccagcagaatgtcgtccattccctcgggaaggacaagaagggaaataatctggtgggaaggggacatggataatgtgaaagggacagtctggtgtgtgatttgagatggaagtgtcgacccattcactagtcactactctaacagtcaccagtttggcgagcatcaccagaggtattgcatggcacagagcaaaagcagaggaaattcccctctgctccagaatccacacaaagcttgactgttagagaggatgagcctaacatgattgtccctttgaaggacagcttggaggaaaacgccgcctcctccaatggttactagacgcgatcgtttacccgaccgccgtggacatttatttgcataatgtccttcttgttggaaatttctacaaaccatgggtactcgagcggtccgagacttaggtcccgctcgagaaacctccatggcctgatgggagtcggatgcctgagcggaagattctagaggtctggcgaaggtgggagccagccgaaacctctgcctacactgggtccactccaacctccgctcgttaaaacagaggtcgatgcgggtagttaTAGGAATGAGCTCCTCTTGTGtgacgggaatctccctggtggccaaggcgtcctacacatggtctgccagtccttttctagagcaccggaataaggactttatccagccactccagctcagagaccagagtccggaattggacggcgaactggctgaccatggacgaaccctgtgttattgccaacaattggagcgcagtatcgtgggtgacacgaggtaccaaaaagacctgtttaagagcgtccaggaagagagtagcactctgcaccacacgatcattgtgCTCCCACAGCgttgttgcccactccaacgccctgcctgacaaaagggataaaataaatcccatgttcgcctgttccgtaggaaaacgtgcagccaggagctctagatatatggagcactgactcacgaatccccaacatagcttactgtcaccagcaaacttgtctggaagcgggagacgggataaagtcggagcaggggtggcagaggacaaactggctgcagctacacttgcagcctgaacagcaattgctgtaacatccacagctgaggttgtgcgctcaagagctgccaacctaccctccagctgctggatgtactgctgtaaatgctgatcgtccgccacttactagccagaccctggcgctagtattctgttagggctagcggaatgcaccgagtaaatagaaacatttattataattggtgcgttcgcagcccggtgtccaccgtgcaggaggaacatagtaacatagttattaaggttgaaggaagacttcaaagggacactgtcacctgaatttggagggaacaatcttcagccatggaggcggggtttgggggtttttgattcaccctttccttacccgctggctgcatgctggctgcaatattggattgaagttcattctctgtcctccgtagtacatgcctgcccaaggcaagattgccttgcacaggcatgtactatggaggacagagaatgaacttcaatccaatatttcagccagcatgcagccagcgggtaaggaaagggtgaatcaaaaacccccaaaccccgcctccatggctgaagattgttccctccaaattcaggtgacagtgtgcctttaagtccatctagttcaacccatagcctaacctaacatgccctaacatgttgatccagaggaaggcaaaaaaaaacatgtggccaatagtaagctccactttgggggaaaaaaattcttcccggctccacatacggcaatcagactagttccctggatcaacgccctatcaaggaatctagtatatataccctgcaacattatacttttcaagaaaggtatccaatcccctcttaaatttaagtaatgaatcactcattattacaacatcatatggcagagagttccatagtctcactgcttttacagtaaagaacctgcgtctgtgattatgcctaaaccttctttccttcagacgtagaggatgcccccttgtccctttcataggtctatgattaaaaagatcatcagaaatgtatttgtactgtcccctcatatatttatacattaaaataagatcaccccttagtcttcgtttttccaaactaaatagccccaagtgtaataacctatcttggtattgcagacccccccagtcctctaataaccttggtcgctcttctctgcacccgctctagttcagctatgtctttcttatacaccggagaccagaactgtgcacagtattctaagtgtggtcgaactagtgacttgtatagaggtaaaattatattctcctcatgagcatctatgcctcttttaatgcatcccattattttatttgcctttgtagcagctgcctgacactggccactgaacatgagtttgtcatccacccatactcccaggtctttttcattgacggttttgtccagagatttagaattaagcgcatagttatacatcttattacttctaccccagtgcatgaccttacatttatccccattaaagctcatttgccatttatcagcccaagcttctggtttacataaatcatcctgtaatataaaattgtactcctctgtattgattaccctgcagagtttagtgtcatctgcaaatattgaaattctgctctgaatgccccctacaaggtcattaataaatatgttaaaaagaaaagggcccaatactgacccctgtgataccccactgctaaccgcgacccagtccgagtgtgctccattaataaccaccctttgtttcctatccctgagccagcttttaacccacttacacatattttcccctatccccattattctcactttatgtatcaatcttttgtgtggcaccgtatcaaaagcttttgaaaagtccatatacactacgtccactgggttcccttggtccagtctggaacttacctcttcatagaagctgatcagattagtctgacatgaatggtccctagtaaacccgcgcTGATACTTGGTCATGAGGTTAttactcttcagatactccagtatagcatcccttagaatgccctccagaacctgctgctagcgaatggcggcactgtgtggcggtatagactagctctgttacttcacagagtagcattgaaaggaaagcactgcgccctgttagcctcacaggagcacaagcttactgcccaaCTGATAGCagtcaacacgcaatctcctcaccggaggagccggtattctagggtcttatttcagccgggtccctgaacacactcatacaatctcctcataggaggtaccggtattctaggggcttatttcagccgggtccctgaatacattcttctcacataaccacactggcgcaaagcacataacttagatttgatactagcgcatggccgtgcggccatgcgaaccttatatagctgcagcaagtataggaccttcctagaaagaccaatgagaggctgccacagagcctgagaaacttcaggaccttcctgcagaaccaatgggtcttgctgcagtatctaagcatgtgaccctcgatctccaatgagagatcttaccctgggcatgctcagaagggaaaaagcaggacttagtcccaaaagcgtctactcgccgctgcccaacactcgcttcaatggcagaagctggtaaagcagcagtaaccctttgcacagagtcagactgaacgagacgctgggaccgacgtctccgctgaacaggctccaccgcggcaggagaagaatgggagaccgcagcggagatggcccgagattccccctgtgcaaaggtgggaactcgacccctaacactctgtTTCTCCACCTTCATTTTTAAATTGAATTTCAAAACCTCAGTGAGTGTTACCTTTTTAGACTTTAAATGTCTGTGTACCAGTATGTGTTACTTGTTGGTTTCGTCACTTGATAAAAATGCCAGTATATAATTGAAACTTGAAGTGGCCAACAAAGAGCTTTCAAAAGTTACCACAGCCAGACTTCTTTCCAGTAGTGCAGCCAACATTTAACCATGTTTTATCCTTACCGGATAAATCCATCTGGTGGATTTGATCCCCCAGCCATGGGGCATTGGCAGTTGGCTATAGGAAACCTTTACAGTGGTTGGGTTTTTACACAACCACCCCAGGTGAGCTCAACTGATTGTCATTTTATTCTCCTATATTAGGGTTTTACACGATATGTGCGCTTCTCCCTCTGTTTTGACGTAGGCAGAAACCTTTAAATCCCGGgcagtgggtggggagaagccatGCCACTGGCGACTACTTGTCTGACTAGTCTCCAATAAAGCTCAGTCGCGGCAGCTATTAAAGTGTGTTGaggcaaacatacctggctgagataatACAGCCAGTGCCTAATACATGCCGCCCATGAATTGGGCAGCATGTATAAGCTGACGATTTCCCTTTAAACTATAATTTCATACCTTTTCATCATTGCAATCCTGTCCAATAGCTATCTATGAGCAACTTAGGTACACCATCAAAGTTAACCCCTTCACTTTTAAATAGTATGACATTTTTTCATTCTAGACCCAAGTGTGTCCTTTGATGAATGTTGAGAAAAGAAAAGCACTGTATGTGTGAACCAGCTGAAATCAATAGGGGAACCTCTGTGTGTTGGAGAGGCTCATCTGGGGTGGTTGTCTAGCACTACACTGATATATAAGAGGAAATTCCACCAAGCTGCTGCTCCGAACAAGATAAAGTGCAGGGCACAGCACCATGAAGAGCTCTAGATTAGAGTACAAATATCGATGATGTCGGGCGCTGCCGCAGGGTGATCAAGAATCAAGGTGATAAAGAATTCAGAATGAATACAGGGTGAATAAATCTTAATTCTTTACCACCCTTCTTATTATCCCTGCGGCAGCGCCCAACATCATCACCTTTTCTATTATTATCTGGAATTGTCTATGGTGCATGTGTGTCATAGTCCAAGAAACCATACTCTTCTTTACCTCAGAAAAATATTAGTGTTCAACATTATAGACACTATTAGAGTCAATTTACATTTTGCAGATTTAAAACATACATTTTTGCATTGGAAAATCAGTGAATGCCacattaatttgttttttttttctacagcaagGTCACGGACAGTTGCAAACATTTCAACCAAAAGTTTGCCTTATGTTAATTAAATTTTCCTATGAAAGAAATAGGACTAAAATAACTATATAACAATAATGTTTATTaccattttaatattttattattctttgtAATAAAAGGTTACATAAATAACCCAATATTTTTCCATGTCAGTAATACTCCAATTTGATATAAATttttataaatatacagtatattggctCCGATTCATCAATTGAcctttttttaagtaatttttctGTCTTAACTTTGTTGTCATTGATAGACTTTGTGCTAAATTTATGAAAACAGTACAGCATGTTTCAGGAATTTAGCGCAAATTGAAAGATTTTTATTCACTTTTGCATTTTTGTGCCTTTTTAGAGTAGAATGTCACAAATTGTTTTTCAATTTAGCAAAAAAAATTAGACAGATTTCACACTTCTGTGTACTGGTATATTGCTAAAAAATTCTACAGAATTTCTAAAAGTTTCAAATGATGAATTAACTAAAAACACTTGGATAGTGAAAACTATGTCCACATTGTTGAGCAATCAGAAAAAATGATGAggactaaaaaaatgtaaaaatggcaCAAAAGTGCATAATGAGTTTTGTGCAAGTTTAAATATGTCCCAAATCCAAACCTTTACTCTCCCTAAAAAAAATCAGGGCTTTAGGGCTCATACTTACTTGCAAGAAAAACGGATGAGTataatctgataaaaaatcggatcACAGATCATGACAGTTCATTTTCCCACGCTGCCGAGTACATCGCAGGTCTGGGTGGGAGGCTGCGCTGACTTCACTGATGCTGCAGCTGGCATCTTCTCATTCATAGCATTAGCACCACtccaggttgtaaactatttaactccCAGATAGGGATTACGTCTTGGGTCTGTACACCGGACAGATATGGGTATcttgttgtttttttaatcttttatttattacaggagatcaagggcatcGTTTGGATTAgcagaagaataaagatggcaaaactgtggtctttcatttcattaaaatactttttttatgtctgtgtgtgtTGATTTAACCTTTTACATATTTTAGGatcagtaatggataggtgtgttattgacacctaccattactaagccaggcttaatgtcaccttacaatacaattaactccttattaccccatatgccaccactacagggcagtgggaagagagagcctAAGTGCCACAGCATAGACAACTGTCTtatgatatgagatgtgcagcatctgaaacaacagatactggaagcctgtgctagcatttcttccacagtgttgctatcaatgtgtcaggaatgggagaagagggttgcattgacaacaatccaacacaatgggcagcactttgaacacattttataagtgttcataaatttgtaaataactcataaaggaataaagttacattaaaaccaagcacactcttatttttcttgtgaaattctcaataagtttgatgtgtcacttgACTTTCTTCACcaaccattatatatatatatatatatatatatatatatatatatatatatatatatatatatatagaagaattTTTGGTTTTAAAAGAATGTGTACAGTTGTGTAttacaatgcaattttaacatgagcttttacatacagagaactgctgcatctaaaagctcatgttaaaatcgcattgcaatctgaTAGCAATCACAATGCActcagatgtaaatcggatgctaggtgtgaaaattgcatagtacttgcatgacactcgcatagcttcatccgttttttcggtccggaaATCAGACCGTTTTTGTGGGTATGAGCCCTTAATGTTAAAAACTCATTCATTGTGATTCTTCAGTTTACAGTATTTACATTTTTTATAAGTGTGGTTGATGAATGTACTATACAAATATTAAGTAAGGCTTATTTttttaacataattttttttttctcctcagctTCTTTAATTTTTCTAAGAGCCTCTTCTTCTGCTTTTTTCCTTTCTTCTTTTACCTCCTTGTAACGCCACTTTGGAATCTGTAGGTAAGTATTGTCTTTGACATTACTAGGTCTCCGTGATTTATCTGGATGATATGTTGGTGCAGGAGCCTTAGTGACACGAACCTTTGGAACTATGAACCCTGGCCTCACACTGCTTCTTCTTAGTAAATTTAATGGTAAAAGACTTGTTCTTCTTGCAGACTTTACATCAGTCTTTCTTGATGAATGTGGTTGAAGACTAGCTCTTCTTTCCTTTTTCTTGGAAATTACAGTAACACATGAGTTATGGAAAAGTTTTTCATGAGTCTTTGTGCGATTTTTGTCTAAAGATCtgatttcatttgctcgctgttttCTTAGGATCTCTTGCACAGAGTATCTACGTTTCCCAACACATGGGGGGCTATCAGGACACACTGTTCTGCAACTAATAGCAACAAATGGGCTATTCATGCTGGTTGTGATTTTAACCATGTGATCAAGTACACCATCCTCCTCAGGTTCAGTAAAATAATTAAAAGTAAATACTGATTTGACGCATTCTGAAACCTTCTGTGCACATGTTTTTGGTTCTGCTGCCTTGGCAAGGAGTTCTTTCATTTTAGGCCATTCCATTTGGAATTGATTGCTAAATTGTTCTGGAGATGGTCTATCCAAGAGTCTCTGCATAAGATAGGCTGTATCATATCTCCCTGTAAATCTTGCCCATTCTCTGGAGGTGAATCCACGACTTGGATCCACAGCTTGAATATCAGcacctaaaaaaaaaagaattatattATTAAGAAATGTTTTTAATATGTTAGTGCCAGGCAAAGGCTGTACAAAAATTGAATTATCAAACTTTTTTTTATGCTGCTTTCTTCCAAATACCATCTTACCACGTATTGGAGACCATCTATAGTCAATCAAGTAGATTGGCAATAAGCATTGAAATTTAAAGAAATTCAACCCTCAATTGATTTAGCCCATTAAAGAGTTTGTCTGGAGCTGATGATATTGCATGTGCCCATATATTTGCATATAGAGCTCATACACAATTGATAGTTATATACAAATACTTGCTAATTATGCACACACTCTTGCAAGAATGTGCAGATGTAATATCATCAATGCCAATCGCCTTCCAATAAAGAAGTGGTGCTCGGCTTTACATTTAGAGG
This window contains:
- the ANKRD33B gene encoding ankyrin repeat domain-containing protein 33B codes for the protein MVLLSGKQNTEGEAKIGKQRLEVPTIEEENDSIGLVKEKSELEINDEIINEVQDGLSWRGTGDPLPQLIAVLPTMEHSITICNSNLNTDEECEEYDFCDVRSITSDDSFYPPDIETPGYWQQSEDNEDDDLFEYGELDTDSYNSLESVGSPEPLTLFKACSTNNLIILKALMRQGLTKEEVEESDKNNRTGLLVACYQGYVDIVITLSQCPHVNVNWQDNEGNTPLITSAQAGHVTITNYLLNYYPDLDLEKRNIHGFTALMKASIQGRTDCVRALMLAGADIQAVDPSRGFTSREWARFTGRYDTAYLMQRLLDRPSPEQFSNQFQMEWPKMKELLAKAAEPKTCAQKVSECVKSVFTFNYFTEPEEDGVLDHMVKITTSMNSPFVAISCRTVCPDSPPCVGKRRYSVQEILRKQRANEIRSLDKNRTKTHEKLFHNSCVTVISKKKERRASLQPHSSRKTDVKSARRTSLLPLNLLRRSSVRPGFIVPKVRVTKAPAPTYHPDKSRRPSNVKDNTYLQIPKWRYKEVKEERKKAEEEALRKIKEAEEKKKIMLKK